The following are encoded in a window of Roseivirga misakiensis genomic DNA:
- a CDS encoding PorP/SprF family type IX secretion system membrane protein, giving the protein MRKAFVLLVGFLAICTSREAKAQDAQFSQFYAAPLYINPAFTGASQFTRFGVNYRSQWPNLQASFETFSFYADHYIDRYNSGIGLIVTTDREGQEGLTSTNIGFSYAYQLQLTENLVFRPGVQYSLFSRNAAFQNLVFTNQINTITGEIDRTITDPAIIAGQDLQSNFGDISVGGVLYSRRLFLGVALQHITEPNQSLLDGDEFSVLPARLTIHGGYKIDLRSGGLRNDLTYTLKERSITPVFQYKEQGPFSQLDIGAFLHLEPINFGLQYRGLPYKQFEDFPNHESLIFSLGVTTNNFNIGYSFDYTLSKLTINAGGAHEFSLSYIIDFSKPQITPRSRWRIPCPKN; this is encoded by the coding sequence ATGAGAAAGGCATTTGTTTTATTAGTAGGCTTTTTGGCCATTTGTACTTCTAGAGAGGCAAAGGCTCAAGATGCCCAATTTTCTCAGTTTTATGCAGCTCCCTTGTATATCAACCCGGCCTTTACTGGGGCTTCTCAGTTTACTCGTTTTGGAGTGAACTATCGAAGTCAATGGCCTAACCTTCAGGCTTCGTTTGAAACGTTTTCATTTTATGCCGATCACTATATCGATCGGTACAATAGCGGTATTGGTTTAATCGTCACCACCGATCGAGAAGGACAAGAGGGTTTAACTTCTACCAACATTGGTTTTAGTTATGCTTATCAATTGCAACTGACAGAAAACTTAGTTTTTAGACCAGGAGTTCAATACAGTCTTTTTTCAAGGAATGCAGCATTTCAGAATCTAGTTTTCACCAATCAAATCAATACAATTACTGGTGAAATTGACAGAACGATTACCGATCCAGCGATCATTGCAGGACAAGATTTACAGTCCAATTTCGGTGATATAAGCGTTGGTGGGGTACTTTATTCTAGAAGACTGTTTTTAGGGGTAGCGCTTCAGCACATTACAGAGCCGAATCAGTCATTATTAGACGGTGATGAATTTAGTGTTTTGCCAGCCAGGCTGACCATTCACGGCGGTTATAAAATTGACTTAAGATCGGGTGGATTAAGAAACGATTTAACTTACACATTAAAGGAGAGAAGTATTACGCCAGTTTTCCAGTACAAGGAGCAAGGGCCGTTTTCTCAGTTAGATATCGGTGCTTTTTTGCACTTAGAACCAATCAATTTTGGTTTGCAGTACAGAGGGTTGCCGTATAAACAGTTCGAAGATTTTCCTAACCACGAATCTTTAATCTTTTCATTGGGAGTAACTACCAATAACTTCAATATTGGCTATAGCTTTGACTATACACTGTCTAAGTTGACCATAAACGCCGGTGGTGCGCATGAATTCTCGCTATCCTATATTATAGATTTCAGCAAGCCGCAAATCACACCAAGGAGCCGCTGGAGAATTCCATGTCCTAAAAACTAA
- a CDS encoding M48 family metallopeptidase, translating into MSADQLLYLILGIVILDFCLDQFLDALNRRHSKGTIPEKLKGIYEEEEYAKSQAYQKQLGSFGLLSSAFSIVTTLLVLFLGGFGYLDAQLSPYISDPILKSLAFFGVLFILSDLINIPFSYYATFVIEERFGFNKMTPKLFIVDKLKGYLLTVLIGGVLGYALLWIVNELGSNFWIYALLLVAGFMLVMNVFYTTLFLPLFNKLVPLEDGALKDRINEYAAGVSFPLDNIFVIDGSKRSTKANAFFSGLGKKKKIVLYDTLISDHTTEEVVAVLAHEVGHFKKKHIVTGLILSLVQMAITFYILSLLIFNERLSMALGGDELAIHLNFIAFGLLYTPISRLTGLLMNMLSRKNEYEADAYAAKTYDAKPLMSALKRLSVKSLSNLTPHPWYVKAHYSHPTLLQRLEAMEKL; encoded by the coding sequence ATGTCTGCTGACCAACTGCTGTACCTCATTCTGGGTATCGTCATACTAGACTTTTGTTTGGATCAGTTTCTAGATGCCTTAAACCGAAGGCATTCCAAAGGGACTATTCCAGAAAAATTAAAGGGAATTTATGAAGAGGAAGAGTATGCAAAGTCACAAGCCTATCAGAAACAACTTGGTAGCTTCGGGCTTTTGTCATCTGCCTTTAGCATTGTAACCACGCTTCTAGTGCTGTTTTTGGGTGGTTTTGGCTATTTAGATGCTCAGTTGAGTCCCTATATCAGCGACCCTATTCTTAAATCGTTAGCATTTTTCGGAGTACTTTTTATCCTGTCAGATTTAATCAATATTCCATTCAGTTACTATGCCACATTTGTCATAGAGGAACGGTTTGGTTTCAATAAAATGACACCAAAACTCTTTATCGTCGATAAGCTCAAGGGTTATCTACTAACAGTATTAATAGGAGGTGTTTTAGGGTATGCGCTTTTGTGGATCGTTAATGAACTGGGATCAAACTTCTGGATATACGCACTTTTGTTAGTGGCAGGCTTCATGCTTGTTATGAATGTATTCTATACCACTCTTTTTCTGCCACTTTTTAATAAACTGGTGCCTTTAGAAGATGGTGCTTTAAAAGATCGTATCAACGAATACGCTGCTGGCGTCTCTTTCCCGCTAGATAATATTTTTGTAATTGATGGATCTAAACGATCGACGAAGGCCAACGCTTTCTTTTCAGGCCTCGGTAAAAAGAAGAAAATAGTCTTGTATGATACGCTAATTTCAGATCATACCACAGAAGAAGTAGTCGCCGTGTTGGCACATGAAGTTGGGCATTTCAAGAAAAAGCATATTGTAACAGGCCTAATCTTAAGCCTAGTGCAAATGGCTATCACTTTTTACATTCTATCCCTATTGATCTTTAATGAGCGGCTATCGATGGCATTAGGAGGGGATGAGTTAGCGATTCATCTAAACTTTATAGCCTTCGGGCTCCTTTATACACCTATTTCAAGGCTTACTGGTTTGCTCATGAACATGCTAAGTCGTAAAAATGAGTATGAGGCGGACGCTTATGCTGCAAAAACCTATGACGCAAAGCCACTCATGTCAGCTTTGAAGAGACTATCCGTGAAATCGTTGAGTAATTTGACGCCTCATCCATGGTATGTCAAAGCGCATTATTCGCACCCGACTTTGCTTCAGCGACTTGAGGCAATGGAAAAATTATAG
- a CDS encoding NAD(P)H-dependent glycerol-3-phosphate dehydrogenase — protein MSNKTVGVLGGGSFGTAVANILARNAEVFLYVRNPETIAEIEKTRISAGQQLADNVHVVNELEEVPKRCNVIFPVVPSSNFRELILQLAPYLRPYHMMIHATKGLDLQLPTQQSPDFSLTKEHVFTMSEIIRQETVVVRVGCMAGPNLASELSMGHPAATVIASPFNEVIQAGKSLLSSENFQVYSNSDLRGVELCGVLKNIIAIASGILSGLGMGENSRGLLVSRGLVEMIYLGRALGGEISSFIGLAGIGDLVATTTSTNSRNFTLGYKIAQGKPLEEAIQEMDEVAEGMNTIKIIKQLADSQQLKPLITETLYKILFEGMSAENGVNFLMRYQGNIDIDFL, from the coding sequence ATGTCTAATAAAACAGTTGGCGTATTAGGAGGTGGCAGTTTTGGAACTGCCGTTGCCAATATTTTGGCAAGAAATGCGGAAGTCTTTCTGTATGTAAGAAATCCAGAAACTATCGCAGAAATAGAAAAAACACGGATATCTGCAGGGCAACAGCTTGCAGATAACGTCCATGTAGTCAACGAACTAGAAGAGGTACCTAAACGCTGCAATGTTATTTTCCCGGTGGTTCCTTCTTCAAACTTTAGAGAATTAATACTTCAGCTGGCACCTTATCTCAGGCCTTATCATATGATGATTCATGCCACGAAGGGTTTAGACTTACAACTACCAACGCAGCAATCGCCAGATTTTTCGCTCACAAAAGAACATGTGTTCACCATGAGCGAAATCATAAGGCAAGAAACTGTGGTGGTGAGAGTGGGTTGTATGGCCGGTCCAAATCTGGCAAGCGAACTTTCTATGGGGCATCCAGCAGCCACTGTTATTGCTTCTCCATTTAACGAAGTAATACAAGCTGGCAAGTCGCTTTTAAGTTCAGAGAACTTTCAAGTTTACAGTAATTCTGACCTGAGAGGCGTAGAATTATGTGGTGTACTGAAGAACATTATTGCGATAGCCTCCGGAATTCTATCCGGCTTAGGCATGGGCGAAAACTCTCGTGGACTTTTGGTGAGTCGCGGTTTGGTGGAAATGATCTACTTAGGCCGAGCACTCGGAGGTGAAATATCGTCTTTCATCGGTCTAGCAGGGATTGGTGATTTAGTAGCCACGACGACCAGTACCAATAGCCGCAATTTTACGCTAGGTTATAAAATTGCTCAAGGCAAACCATTGGAAGAGGCTATTCAGGAAATGGACGAAGTGGCCGAGGGTATGAATACTATCAAAATCATTAAACAACTAGCCGATAGTCAGCAATTAAAACCTTTAATTACCGAGACGCTCTATAAGATTCTTTTCGAAGGCATGTCTGCCGAAAATGGCGTAAACTTCCTTATGAGATATCAAGGAAACATCGATATAGACTTCCTATAA
- a CDS encoding 1-acyl-sn-glycerol-3-phosphate acyltransferase — translation MSQDYVKKKYDPVVPGGINEWPVVALSRNRQEFVEEVATESIKRIKAQAPTREALIEEIETTVFREKLRIKRNPWAVDPEDDQAFLNTVKDRLLDISLSDNDAEKDERLDSILNDMVLRYSDEIAGNFKKSRYRMARSIVTFGFARLLNASRARGFWSIFSTQYTLQDKINITGEVDNLRLLAKKGTIVMVPTHFSNLDSILIGWVINVLGLPAFIYGAGLNLFNIKIISYFLNSLGAYKVDRRKKNMLYLETLKSYSSLAIQRGCHSLFFPGGTRSRSGKIESRLKLGLLSTAIEAQRVNYQKGKRDAREKIFVVPVTLNYNFVLEAPSLIKQYLRLQGQERYYVENDEYSTSYKITAFLLKFFTKGSDISVSIGKAMDVLGNYVDENGQSYDQKGRTIDTQEYFTADGRIISQNDQREVEYTRMLSERIVEEYLKINKVFASHLVAYTAFIILKKRFKKLDLYNLLRLPEEDLIIPYEEFKASFKSVLAKVHKMYGEGKLSVSPHLAGDTDGIIKHGLKNVGMYHAKRPLIRNRAGDITTQDLNVLFYYHNRLTGYNLEKYV, via the coding sequence ATATCTCAAGACTACGTAAAGAAGAAGTACGATCCTGTTGTTCCAGGAGGTATAAATGAATGGCCAGTAGTGGCGCTCAGTCGCAATAGACAAGAGTTTGTTGAAGAAGTAGCCACGGAAAGCATCAAGCGGATTAAGGCTCAGGCACCTACCCGGGAAGCACTTATCGAAGAAATTGAAACCACAGTTTTTCGAGAGAAACTACGAATTAAAAGAAATCCTTGGGCGGTTGATCCAGAAGATGATCAAGCATTTTTAAATACTGTAAAAGATCGCCTTTTAGATATTTCTTTATCTGATAACGATGCCGAAAAAGATGAGCGTTTGGATTCTATTCTGAATGACATGGTTTTACGCTATTCGGACGAAATTGCGGGTAACTTTAAAAAATCTCGATATCGGATGGCTCGGTCCATCGTCACCTTCGGTTTTGCTAGACTATTAAATGCTTCTAGGGCCAGAGGGTTTTGGTCAATATTTAGTACACAATACACCTTACAAGATAAAATCAATATCACCGGTGAGGTTGACAATCTGAGACTTTTGGCTAAAAAGGGCACCATAGTGATGGTACCAACCCATTTCAGTAACCTCGACTCCATTCTCATCGGTTGGGTGATTAATGTTTTGGGCTTACCAGCCTTTATCTATGGCGCTGGTCTAAACCTTTTCAACATTAAAATCATCTCTTATTTCTTGAATAGCCTTGGTGCTTACAAGGTGGATCGAAGAAAAAAGAACATGCTCTATTTAGAGACGCTGAAATCTTACTCAAGCCTAGCCATTCAAAGAGGCTGCCATAGCTTGTTTTTCCCCGGAGGTACGCGATCTAGGTCAGGAAAAATCGAAAGCCGCCTTAAACTTGGTCTCTTGAGCACGGCTATTGAGGCGCAGCGCGTTAACTACCAGAAAGGAAAGCGAGACGCTCGAGAAAAAATATTCGTAGTACCAGTTACACTGAACTATAACTTTGTTTTGGAGGCTCCCAGCCTGATAAAACAATACCTGAGGTTACAAGGCCAGGAACGATACTATGTTGAAAATGACGAGTATTCTACGTCTTATAAAATCACGGCCTTCTTATTAAAATTCTTTACCAAAGGATCGGATATTTCTGTTTCTATCGGCAAGGCCATGGATGTGCTCGGTAATTATGTTGATGAAAATGGTCAGAGTTACGACCAGAAGGGACGAACTATCGATACCCAAGAATACTTTACGGCAGATGGAAGAATTATATCGCAAAACGATCAACGCGAAGTAGAGTATACAAGAATGCTCAGCGAACGGATTGTTGAGGAATATCTAAAAATCAACAAAGTCTTTGCCAGTCACTTAGTAGCATACACGGCATTCATTATTCTTAAAAAGAGATTTAAAAAACTAGATTTATATAACCTTTTGCGACTGCCAGAAGAAGACCTGATCATTCCTTACGAGGAGTTTAAGGCGTCTTTTAAAAGCGTGCTCGCAAAAGTGCACAAAATGTACGGTGAAGGTAAACTGAGCGTTTCGCCTCACTTGGCAGGAGATACCGACGGTATTATAAAACACGGATTAAAAAATGTTGGCATGTATCACGCCAAACGCCCTTTAATTCGGAATAGAGCTGGAGATATAACTACACAGGACCTGAATGTACTGTTCTATTACCACAACAGACTGACGGGTTATAACCTAGAAAAGTATGTCTAA
- a CDS encoding aminotransferase class I/II-fold pyridoxal phosphate-dependent enzyme, translated as MNKESRIGFLLEKRRQDDALRELKPFSDSLVDFSSNDYLGLARSEALKVRIQEAYHEQTFKNGSTGSRLLTGNSQLTEECEVKLARFFGFEASTVFNSGYMANLAFFSSVPQRGDTVIYDEYAHACIKDGCRLSHAKRLSFKHNDLGDLEKKIKESTGEIFIACESVYSMDGDLAPIQDIIALAKSHQAKVVVDEAHSTGIFGNHGEGLIAQMGVQEGVFAVIYTFGKAMGIHGACISGSQLLKDFIINFSRPFIYTTAPSAFEITSIMQSYDFLKDNSVLIQQLKDNIAYFNQQLPDHQSPSAIKSIIIGGNGPTKKLADKLKDIGLDVRPILSPTVKTGTERLRICLHAFNTESEIDLICKQIKG; from the coding sequence ATGAATAAGGAAAGCCGCATCGGTTTTTTATTAGAAAAAAGAAGGCAGGACGACGCTCTGAGAGAACTTAAGCCATTTTCTGATAGTCTTGTGGACTTTTCTTCGAACGATTACCTGGGACTAGCCCGATCTGAAGCACTAAAGGTTCGCATCCAAGAAGCTTACCATGAACAGACTTTCAAGAATGGCTCAACTGGTTCACGGTTGTTAACTGGAAATAGTCAATTAACAGAAGAATGCGAGGTAAAGCTCGCTCGCTTTTTTGGGTTCGAAGCCTCCACGGTATTTAATTCTGGCTACATGGCCAATTTAGCCTTCTTCTCTTCTGTACCACAGCGCGGAGACACCGTGATTTATGACGAATATGCTCACGCTTGTATTAAAGATGGCTGCCGTTTAAGTCATGCCAAAAGATTATCCTTTAAACACAATGACCTAGGCGACCTAGAGAAAAAAATCAAGGAGAGCACTGGCGAAATTTTTATCGCATGCGAGTCTGTCTATTCAATGGACGGAGACCTTGCACCCATTCAAGATATTATTGCTTTGGCTAAATCTCATCAGGCTAAAGTGGTGGTAGATGAGGCTCACAGCACTGGAATTTTTGGAAACCATGGCGAAGGGCTCATCGCTCAAATGGGGGTACAGGAAGGCGTATTCGCTGTTATTTATACTTTTGGAAAAGCTATGGGCATACATGGAGCTTGTATTTCAGGATCTCAATTACTCAAGGATTTTATCATCAACTTTTCGAGGCCCTTTATTTATACCACGGCTCCTAGTGCTTTTGAAATCACATCAATTATGCAATCCTATGATTTCCTCAAGGATAACAGTGTTTTGATTCAACAACTCAAGGATAATATCGCATACTTTAACCAACAGTTGCCCGATCATCAAAGCCCATCTGCGATAAAATCAATCATTATCGGAGGAAACGGGCCGACAAAGAAGTTGGCCGACAAACTAAAAGACATTGGGCTCGACGTTCGACCAATTTTAAGTCCAACTGTTAAAACTGGAACCGAAAGGCTAAGGATTTGTCTTCATGCATTCAACACAGAATCAGAAATCGATTTAATTTGTAAACAGATTAAGGGCTGA
- a CDS encoding lipid A deacylase LpxR family protein, with amino-acid sequence MFSKGICLFLVLIISCGLYAQGGYKNSEFSFTNENDVYLLKDRDKYYSNGLITHFRWVPKAFRADTIKKIVDLEFSQKYFTPQDLLLGRVENFDRPYAGLLYGGYSVSTYKEESKRSMIGLEVGLVGPISGAEGFQKWYHETFGFPQPRGWDFQMPNELVFNIKSEFNKQYVLRPGKLDAVSTTAFSLGTAFTHAFQRLDIRFGKLQPLRNSAFTNALIGSGSENIPKHNYFFFGYGLQYVAQNITINGSVWNDNAPHTETIRPWVRHLRFGWASSSDRATFKVTYNWSSPEIRGNENHAYIGFELQLRFPRNQD; translated from the coding sequence ATGTTCTCAAAAGGTATATGCCTTTTCTTAGTCTTGATTATCTCTTGCGGTCTTTATGCACAAGGTGGCTACAAGAATAGTGAGTTTTCGTTTACCAACGAAAATGATGTATACCTTTTAAAGGATCGGGATAAATACTACTCCAATGGATTGATTACTCATTTTAGATGGGTTCCCAAGGCTTTTAGAGCAGATACCATCAAGAAAATTGTTGATTTAGAGTTTTCTCAGAAATATTTCACACCACAAGACTTGCTGCTTGGTCGGGTCGAGAATTTCGATCGGCCTTACGCTGGGTTGCTTTATGGTGGTTACAGTGTCAGTACTTATAAAGAGGAATCAAAAAGGTCTATGATCGGGTTAGAGGTTGGCTTGGTTGGGCCCATTTCGGGTGCTGAAGGATTTCAAAAATGGTATCACGAAACTTTTGGGTTTCCTCAGCCCAGAGGATGGGACTTCCAAATGCCCAATGAACTCGTTTTTAACATTAAAAGTGAGTTCAATAAACAGTATGTTTTAAGGCCAGGGAAGTTAGATGCAGTTTCAACTACGGCCTTTTCTTTAGGAACCGCTTTTACACATGCCTTCCAAAGATTAGATATTCGATTTGGGAAATTGCAGCCTTTAAGAAACTCCGCATTTACGAATGCATTAATTGGCTCAGGAAGTGAGAATATTCCTAAACACAATTATTTCTTTTTTGGTTATGGCCTTCAATACGTAGCACAGAATATCACTATCAACGGATCGGTTTGGAATGATAATGCGCCACATACAGAAACGATCAGACCTTGGGTAAGGCACTTAAGATTTGGTTGGGCGTCTAGTTCAGATCGAGCGACTTTTAAAGTCACCTATAATTGGTCAAGTCCAGAGATAAGAGGCAATGAGAACCATGCCTATATTGGTTTCGAACTTCAGCTTCGATTCCCAAGAAATCAAGACTAA
- a CDS encoding polyprenyl synthetase family protein encodes MALRLKDIQSPVKTEMLEFEHKFRSFMKSKVFLIDKVTNYIVKRKGKQMRPMFVFLSAGVVGNISERSYRGASLIELLHTASLVHDDVVDDSNMRRGYFSINALWKNKIAVLVGDYLLSRGLLLSIDNGDFDLLKIVSEAVREMSEGELLQMAKARSLDITEELYYEVIRQKTASLIASCCAVGAASVQDDPEVIAKMKEFGLNVGMAFQIKDDLFDYGTGEIGKPLGIDIKEKKMTLPLIHVLQKSSSADKRRIKRIIKSNKQNNKKVQEVIEYVKANGGIEYAKNVMHDYYRKSQEILDEFPDSEFKTSLGQLVQFTIERSK; translated from the coding sequence ATGGCACTGAGACTTAAAGATATACAATCACCAGTGAAGACTGAGATGCTCGAATTTGAGCATAAGTTCAGGTCATTCATGAAAAGCAAAGTCTTCCTTATCGATAAGGTGACCAACTACATCGTCAAGCGAAAAGGTAAGCAAATGCGCCCCATGTTTGTGTTCCTTTCGGCAGGAGTAGTTGGCAATATTTCAGAAAGAAGTTATCGCGGTGCATCACTCATAGAATTATTGCATACTGCCTCATTAGTCCATGACGATGTGGTAGACGATTCTAATATGCGCAGAGGGTACTTCTCCATTAATGCCCTCTGGAAGAATAAAATTGCAGTACTAGTTGGCGATTATCTTTTATCGAGAGGTTTACTCTTATCCATCGATAACGGCGATTTCGATTTACTTAAAATTGTATCTGAGGCCGTTAGGGAAATGAGTGAGGGTGAGTTGCTCCAGATGGCCAAAGCTCGGAGCCTGGATATCACCGAAGAATTATACTATGAAGTCATTCGTCAAAAAACGGCTTCATTGATCGCTTCCTGCTGTGCCGTAGGGGCTGCATCTGTACAAGATGACCCAGAGGTGATCGCTAAAATGAAGGAATTCGGGCTTAATGTGGGAATGGCTTTCCAAATCAAGGACGATCTTTTTGACTATGGAACAGGTGAAATCGGGAAGCCATTAGGCATAGACATCAAGGAGAAGAAAATGACCCTTCCATTGATCCATGTACTGCAAAAATCTTCAAGTGCCGATAAAAGGCGGATCAAAAGAATTATCAAGAGTAATAAGCAGAACAATAAGAAAGTACAGGAAGTCATAGAGTATGTAAAGGCCAACGGTGGTATTGAGTACGCTAAAAACGTGATGCACGATTATTACAGAAAGTCGCAAGAAATACTGGATGAATTCCCAGATTCTGAGTTCAAAACTTCTCTAGGTCAGCTTGTTCAATTCACTATAGAACGGTCCAAATAA
- the mraZ gene encoding division/cell wall cluster transcriptional repressor MraZ, which produces MSFFTGEYDCKLDAKGRLALPAKVKAALPDVAVQELVLRRGFESCLVLYPKVEFKKIINRVRSLSEFNEDYRKFQRSFFRGNAEVELDSAGRINIQNRMLAYADLTKEVVVVGLGNRIEIWNPDLYEENLINDVSEYSKLAEKYLADD; this is translated from the coding sequence ATGTCTTTTTTTACCGGAGAATATGATTGCAAGCTAGATGCAAAAGGAAGGTTGGCTTTACCTGCTAAGGTGAAGGCGGCATTGCCTGATGTAGCTGTTCAGGAGCTCGTTTTAAGACGAGGTTTTGAGTCATGCTTGGTATTGTATCCGAAGGTGGAGTTTAAAAAGATTATTAATCGAGTTCGGTCATTGAGTGAGTTCAATGAAGATTATCGAAAGTTTCAGCGCAGTTTCTTTAGAGGGAATGCAGAAGTGGAGTTGGACAGTGCTGGAAGGATCAATATTCAGAATCGTATGCTAGCGTATGCTGATTTGACGAAAGAGGTGGTTGTTGTAGGGTTGGGGAATAGAATCGAAATCTGGAATCCAGACCTGTATGAAGAAAACCTCATCAATGACGTGTCAGAGTATTCGAAATTGGCCGAAAAGTACTTGGCTGATGACTAA
- the rsmH gene encoding 16S rRNA (cytosine(1402)-N(4))-methyltransferase RsmH, whose product MVDYHVPVMLQECIEGLAIKPEGIYVDVTFGGGGHSIEILKHISESGKLLSFDQDDDAKGNASKIENRSFTFIQANFRHLRRYLKLYGVGRVDGILADLGVSSHQIDEVSRGFSIRGDAELDMRMDQGVDLTAQDVVNDYSEKDLHRILGIYGEVKNAKTLAGAIVSERFSKPFKTTFDLIALLEKYAPRGRENKYYAQVFQALRIEVNDEMGALEDFLNQTSESLKPGGRLVIMSYHSLEDRMVKNFINKGKIFGDVEKDFFGNEIKPYKAINRKLIQPNQQELKANSRSRSAKLRIAERI is encoded by the coding sequence ATGGTTGACTATCACGTGCCGGTAATGTTGCAGGAATGCATCGAAGGACTGGCGATTAAACCAGAAGGAATTTATGTAGATGTGACCTTTGGAGGCGGAGGTCATTCAATTGAAATACTGAAGCATATATCGGAATCGGGAAAGCTCTTGAGTTTTGACCAAGATGATGATGCTAAGGGAAATGCCTCAAAAATTGAAAATCGTTCTTTCACATTTATACAGGCCAATTTCAGGCACCTAAGGCGGTATTTAAAGCTCTATGGTGTTGGGAGAGTAGATGGTATTTTGGCTGATTTAGGAGTTTCTTCTCATCAGATAGATGAGGTGTCTCGCGGGTTTTCAATCCGAGGAGATGCTGAGTTAGACATGAGAATGGACCAAGGAGTAGACTTGACTGCGCAAGATGTGGTAAATGACTATTCTGAAAAAGACCTTCACCGCATTCTGGGAATCTATGGTGAAGTAAAGAATGCCAAAACCTTGGCTGGAGCTATCGTTTCCGAACGATTCTCTAAGCCATTCAAGACTACTTTCGACCTGATTGCATTGCTTGAAAAGTATGCGCCACGAGGTAGGGAAAATAAATACTACGCTCAGGTGTTTCAGGCATTGAGAATTGAGGTCAACGATGAAATGGGAGCGCTAGAGGATTTTTTGAATCAAACTTCCGAATCTCTCAAGCCGGGCGGTAGACTCGTGATTATGAGTTATCACTCACTTGAAGATCGTATGGTGAAGAATTTCATCAACAAAGGGAAGATTTTTGGCGATGTGGAGAAAGATTTTTTCGGAAACGAAATAAAGCCCTATAAGGCTATAAATAGAAAATTAATACAACCGAATCAACAGGAACTAAAAGCTAACAGTAGATCCAGAAGTGCGAAACTTCGGATAGCTGAGCGAATTTAA
- a CDS encoding FtsL-like putative cell division protein, which produces MAENRFRVKENERPRGRGFFGFLSAKFNIGQELNSELPVKHLPKVVFTVLLGVFYVWNNHYAEKSIREIDRLEDVVEDLKADVTTLEANYMYGSKQSEVAKKVKPLGLIESMEPPAKIIVEDNEY; this is translated from the coding sequence ATGGCTGAGAATAGATTTAGAGTCAAAGAAAACGAAAGGCCTCGCGGCAGGGGATTCTTCGGCTTTTTGTCTGCGAAGTTCAACATCGGTCAGGAATTGAATTCAGAGTTGCCTGTTAAGCATTTGCCCAAAGTAGTATTCACTGTTTTACTAGGTGTTTTCTACGTTTGGAATAATCACTACGCTGAAAAATCTATTCGAGAGATCGATCGCTTGGAAGACGTAGTAGAGGATTTAAAAGCAGATGTGACTACGCTGGAAGCAAACTACATGTATGGTAGTAAGCAATCAGAAGTTGCCAAGAAGGTTAAGCCTCTTGGATTGATTGAAAGTATGGAGCCACCCGCAAAAATCATTGTAGAAGACAATGAATATTAA